The DNA window GACCGCAGCGCGGCTTTGGCCGGTCTTGCGGCGGAATCGAAGCGCCTGCAAAAGATGGAAGCGGATGCTGCACCGCAGGTCAGTTCTTCGTCTTCGGATGCGCCGGTTGCCGATGGTCCGGTGACGCCGCTGTCGACGTGCACGCAGCCATCCTGTGCGCGTGTGCGCTCCGCATACGTTCTGCAGATGCTGCGAAACATTGTCGGTGAGGAAGCGCTGCAGGGAGCGCTGTCCGGGTGGCGATTGAGACAGGAAACCACGCCCGGCTCTGCTGCGCAGGAGACGGCAAGTTTTCAGCAGATGGTGCAGCAGGTGGCCGGGACGAAGAAGCTGGACTGGTTCTTCCAGAGCTGGATTCAGGGTGCGGGATCTCTACCGCAACTGGAGATTGCCGCAATTGCACCGCGCAAGATTGAACGTGCCGGTGCACCTGCAAACCTGTTGCCGCAGCGCCAGCAAGTTTATGGTGGACCCATTGGCAGAGAGGTGCAGGCACCGCCAGACGATCCGCGTGCTCAATGGGGTGGAAGCAAGGAAGTGGCGCAGGCGGGGTCCTGGCTGGTTGCGGTTGAGGTGCAGAATACCGGGGGAACGGATGCAGAGGTTCCTGTGACCGTACGCGCCGGGACACTGACCAATACGCTTCCTCTGCGCATTCCAGCACACGGTAAGGCGACGATCCGTATTCCGTTTGAAGCGGAGCCGTCGGAGGTGTTGGTGAATGATGGCAGCGTGCCGGAAGCAGGTCTGTCAATGCATCGCCGCACCATTACCATTGCTCCGGCCTCCTCCCGCTAACGGGAAGATTGTTTTCAGGCAGCGTGAATGGAAGCGCGAACGAACCGTTCGGACATGTATCCGTCCTTATGCATCAGTGCTCTCGCCTGGGAGAGTGCACCACACTCATGCTGCTGCTCATGCTTTGCCAGCGCGGCTTCGCTACTCTCTGTTGCCACCGTGGAGAAGCATCGGTGGCAGATGGAATCGAAGGTGGCGTCCGGGTTTTTCCGATGAGAATAGATGGCTGCGCCTTGGGCTGCGGTTTCCATAGGGAAAACTCCTGTGTTGACCGAGGTGTATGAAGTGCGCGAGTCGAACAGGCACAGCCATGTCTGAGCGACTCAAAAACTTTGATTCTCTGATTACACGCCCCTCTGGGCGTCATTGGCAAATGAAGATATTGCGCTAAAGTTCGATGCACCGCGAATTGGCGTGTTCCCGGCTTTATAGTGGGCGAATGCGTGTGCGCGACCATCTTCTGCTGTTCCTGGATCTGATAGGCACCGCGCTTTTTGCGGCGGAAGGCGCTACGACCGGGATCCATGTCCATCTGGATCTGCTTGGCGTGCTGGTGGTTGCATTTCTTACGGCACTTGGTGGCGGCATCCTCCGCGATCTTCTGCTGGGCGCCACGCCGCCAAACGCTATGCGCGACTGGCGCTATGTGGCCACGGCTCTCTTTGCCGGATCCATCGTCTTCATCCTGCGTACCCCCATTGCAGCCAGCGGCACAGGCTGGGTGCAGGTGCTGGATGCGGCTGGCCTAAGCCTTTTTGCTGTGGCCGGTGCTACCAAGGCGATTGAGTACGGGATTCATCCGTTGATGGCCACCATGCTGGGTGGGCTGACCGCGGTGGGTGGCGGTACGCTTCGCGACGTTCTTATCAACCAGATTCCGAATGTGCTGAAGGCGGATATCTATGCCGCTGCGGCTCTTCTGGGAGCGGCGGTTACCGTCATATTGCGAAAGTCCGGCGTTAAGCCGCCGATGGCGGATACGGCAGGGATTGTCTGCTGCTTCGCGACACGCATGGCGGCTGTGCATTTCCACTGGAACCTGCCGATCGCCGGTTGAAGGCTATCGGCAGGTGGTGGTCAGATGGCCGAAGGTATTTTCCAGCGGAGCGGCGAGACGGCTCACCCTGCCGCAGAGCATGTCGTGATCGCTGCCGGGAGTCGGATCCAGGTGAACATCCTCGACTGCATAGTGATACTGACCTTCGCTATCCGGCCAGACCATCATGCAATCGGAGCGAATACCAAATCGATAGGCGGGATGGTGCGTAGCCAACGTTGTCTGTATTTCGAGGGGCAGGCAATCCACGCCGCCGAATTGCTGATACGTGCGTACTACATTGCCCTCTTTGTCCGGGTTGTAATCCGCTGCGTAAAGCAAGCCACCGTAACGCTGTCCCTGTTCGGCAAGGAAGCGGCAGACAGAAATGGTGCTGTCCATCTGGTTGGCAGTAGGGATGCCGTCACGCACCCAGAAGCCATGATGCGTGGCCACGCGCAAGGGTTTTTCATCGCCAGGACGATGCACGCTGCCGGCAATGGCAATGCGATTCTGCGTCTTCAGAATGAGCGCGTCTGAAACGTCAAGCGGCTTCGTGCGTTCATTGTCTTCGCCCACGCCTTCTAGATCGCGCACAACGCCGTCGCCCCAGGTGTGATGAATTTCGATTTCGTCGATTGGCCATCGTGATGCGATGCAGATACCCAATGATTCACGCCTGCCCCAGAAGCTCTGAAGGGTCATGGGAACAAACGAAAAGTAAGGCAGAGGGCTGAGATACTCCACCATGCTGGCGCGGAAGTCCTGCAGGCAGAGAACGTCAGGAACCACGGCATCAGGATCGGATAGTCCTTTGAGCCAGGTGACTGTAGATGGTATCTCCCCAGGGGTATTACCGATAAAACGCTCCCCGTTGAGCGACCACACTTGCAGCGGTTCCATTCGCACTCCTCTTGTCTGTCGATGTGTGCAGACAATCTCCAAAGTAAAGTGAGGGCATGGTGCATGTGTCCTCACGTATCCCTTTTCCTGTACTTACAGCTTGGCCGCTATACCTCAAGGTTTGCCTAAGTTTTGACAGAAAGACGATGCTAATCCAAAACACCGAAAGATAATTAACGGTCTTGTTATCTGCTGCTGTTTATTACATTGCGTGCGATCGCCTATATTTCATGTGGTTCCAGAGTTTCCAGTCACACCCTTCGTGACGTGTAAGTACAGCTTTCGCGGACGTGTACTTGCCAGTCATGTTTACCTCCTCATAGTTTCCATTACGTGCAAAGACAACACCAACAAGAGACCGTAAAGTCGGTCACGGAAGAGGGGCTGCGCGCCTCCGGAGATGTTCATCAATGGTTCTCGTCTGTTCTGACTCGTATGGAGTCATGCTCATTGGCGGTCTTTGGTGATTTTTGTATTGATGCCTATTGGGACCTGCACGAAGGCGAAGAAGAGTATTCGCTGGAGACAGGCCTGAAGGTGCGGCGTGTACGACGGCAGAGGTATTCACTGGGCGGCGCAGGAAATGTGGTTGCGAATATTGCTGCACTGAACGTGGGACATGTTCAGGCTATCGGCGTCAGCGGAACCGATCCATTCGGAGCGGTGATGCATAGCATGCTGTCGGGTTATCGCAATTGCGGATGCGATGTCATTGAGGATGCCGCATGGGAAACCATGGTCTACGCGAAGCCATGTATCGGAAACCTGGAAGAAAGCCGCATTGATTTTGGGGCCTTCAACCACTCGAACGGATCACTCGCGGAACGCCTGCTGGAGCGGTTGGAGAGTGCTGCAGACAAGTATGACGTGGTGATTCTTAATCAGCAGGTGGAGAACGGCGTGTCTTCAGCGAAGCTGATCGAACGCATGAACGGCATCATTGCAAATTCGAAGAAGGCAGTGTTCCTTGTGGACGCACGCCACCACCTGGAGAAATTCTCCGGTGCTCTTCTGAAGGTGAACATGGGCGAAGCAGCGAAGCTTCTCAATGAAGCTCCTGAATCGCTGCATGAAGATGAACGAGCCATCGAGTTTGCAACGCGCATTCACGAACTTACTTCCAAGCCAGCGTTTATTACCCGCGGTGACAAGGGAATCGCCGTGGCGGCAGACGGAGGAGTTTCGTTGATCGCAGGATGGCCCATGGAAGGTCCGATCGACACGGTAGGTGCAGGCGACACCGTGGTGGCAACGATTGCCGCGGCCCTGGCAACAGGGGCAACACCGCGGGAGGCCGCTACGTTGGCGAATCTGGCAGCTACCGTCACTGTGAAAAAGCTTCAAACGACCGGCACCGCGTCGCCGGCCGAAATTCTGGCAGCTGCGGGAGTGCGATACCCGTAAAGCGATCTTTCAACTTCGAGCATTGAACAGCCTGGTTAGCGGACGCAAAAAACTTTGCCCGACCGGCCCGGACTAACAGTGCTCAAAATCGCAGGCGAAGCTCCTGACCGTGTTATTTGCTGTTGATTTCTTTATTTGCAGAAACACTTCGTCCGCGAACAACTAACTGGAGGCAACAAATGTACCTTCGTTCCACACGGTCCCTCCCAGGGCTGGCATCTATCGTATTTCTTTGTTCCGCTCCGCTGTTTGCGCAGGGAACACAGGCGACGCTGGATGGCCAGGTAACAGACAACTCCGGCGCAGCGTTGCCGGGCGCCAAGGTCATCGTCCGGAATGTTCAGACAGGTGTATCCACGTCCACTGTTTCTGGCGCGGATGGCTACTATCACGTGGCCGCGCTGAACCCGGGGCAATACTCCATTACCGTGCAGCAGCCCTCGTTCACCACGAGCATCCGGAATGGAATCCAGCTCGAAGTTGCGCAACATGCAGCACTCGACTTCGCTCTAACACCCGGCAATGTGAATGAAAACGTCACGGTGACAGCGTCCGCGGCGCAGCTTGAGACCGAGACCGCTACGCAGTCCACGGCACTGGGTCAGGAGAAGTTAATGGCTCTGCCAACGCAGGGTCGTAATCCGATCTCGGCTGTTTTCTCCGTGCCTGGTGTTCTTGTCACCACGTCCGATACACGTCTGCGTGCCTTCGATATTGGCGGAAGCACGGGCACCTCGATCAATGGATCGCCCGGCGGCACCAACGAAATTCTGGTGGACGGTATGAGCGCTCTCCAGAACGGATCGTCAGCCTCCTATATTCCAACGCAGGAATCCACGAGCGAAGTGCGTGTGCAGACCACGAACTACGACGCCGCGTATGGATGGACGCTTGGTGGCGTGATCAACATGCTTACCAAGAGCGGCACCAACCAGATCCATGGCGCTGCGTGGGAGTTCTTCCAGAACACGATTTTCAACGCGAATACCTATGGCAATAACTTCAACGGTGCTCCGCGTTCTTCTTCGCACGTGAATACGTTCGGCTTCAACATTACCGGGCCGATCATCAAGGACAAGCTCTTTGTCGCGTATACGTTTGAGGATCTCCGACAGAGCATCCCGGATCCCTATACTGTGTCCGTTCCGACAGACCTGCAGAAGGTGGGCGACTTTTCTCAGACCTTTGACGCAAGTGGCAATCTGATCAAGATTTATGACCCGTACTCCACAACGACTGTAAATGGTGTGTTGACGCGCACCCAGGTTCCGGGGAACAACCTGAAGAATCTCAGTCGCCCCATGAATCCCATTGCGCTGAAGGTTCTGTCAATGCTTCCCTCCGGCAATGTGAAGAATGCTCCCATTACCGGACTGAACAACCTGTCGAATGTCCCGGGCAGCCGTAAGTTTACCGACTACTTCCCGGAAAATACGGTTCGCGTCGACTATGTCATAAACCCCAAGACAAGTCTCTTTGGTCGCTACTCCCGCAATGCGCTCGCAGAAGCACGTGGTTTCCGTTATTCGACGACCACCGCGCTGAATGCAGCGGATACAAGCACAAACAATCCCTTTACCCGTGAAAATCATAATGGGACGGTACAACTTACCAGGACATTGAACCCCACGACTGTGGCGACCGTGCGTGTTGGTCTTGAGCGCTTTAAGACATCCAACGGCGCCGCGCAGGGACTGGGAACGGGCCCCAGCGCACTTGGATTTTCATCCGGTTACGCAGCACAAGCGGCGAATACTTTTCCGCAATTTACCTGGGCGAACTACAACGGTGCAGGTGGAGCTCCGCCGAGCACGACCACGAGCTATAACTACACGGTGGGCGCTTCGGTTGCAAAGGCGATCGGCAATAACAACCTGACCGCCGGTATTGACTTGCGCCTGCTGCGTAACAACGTACAAAGCCCTGGTAACAGTGCTGGCAAATTTGTCTTTGACCAGCAGTTCACCGGTTCGAATCCCCTGGCCGTAAACTCCACCTCGGGTAATGCGATTGCATCGTTCCTGATGGGGACGCCGCAGACGGGTTCTATCGATGTGAACAGCTTCCCGACGCGCCAGACGAAGATGGTGTCTCTATATTTCCAGGATGATATGCGTGTCAGAAAGAACCTGACGCTGAATATGGGACTGCGCTGGGATTATCAGGGACCACTTACCGATCGGTTTAATGGATTGGCAACCTTTAATCCAACGGCCCAGAATCCTCAATCTGTTCCGGGACAAACACTGTACGGTGGCCTGGTGTTTGCCGGCGTAAATGGACAGCCGCGCAATGTTACGAATCAGAGATGGGGCAACCTGGGACCGCGTTTCGGCGCCACCTATCAAATCGATCACAACACCGTGCTGCGGGGTGGTTATGGACTGCTCTACGGACAGAATGTGAATGATCCGGGCGAAGCACCTGGTTTCAGCTATACGACCAGCATGGTCACATCAGTCGCGGCGGGTGTCCCGTATAACACGTTGACGGATCCTTTCCCGAGCAGCAGTGTTCAGGCACCCTCGTATGCTTCCAATGGCCTGAAGACATACCTGGGACAGAGCTTCTCGTTTGCAAGTCAGAACGCCAAGCCTCCCATTGTGCAGCAGTTCTCCTTTGGTGTTCAGCATCAGTTCCCCAAAGACTTCCTGCTGACCATGTCTTACGTGGGGACGCGCTTCTCTCGTCTGCCTGTCACGCGTCAGATCAACGCAGCTCCACTGAGTGCCGTGGCGTATGGTGCATCTTACTTAACGGCAAGCGTGGCAAATCCATTCGCTGGTCTGCTTCCCGGAACAGCTTTGAACGGTACGACGATTCAGCGGCAGCAGCTTCTGGCACCGTATCCGCAGTTCCTGGTGGGTACTGTCACCGGTACCAGCGGCATTACCGAGCAGTTCATTCCCATCGGAACATCCAGTTACAACGCTGCTCAGTTCCTGCTGCAAAAGCGGTTGTCTTACGGCCTGGACTTCACGGTGCAATACACCATGTCCAAGCAGTTGGATCAGAAGCTCTACTCCAATCCGCAGGACACACAACTGCAGAAGGTTACTGCAGCGTGGGATATCCCGCGCAATATGCAGATCAGCCTTCTGTGGAAGCTGCCCTTCGGTTCCGGGCGCGCCTACGGATCACATCTGATATCGCCGGTACGCTGGGCAGTCAGCGGATGGGATATGGGATCGCTGGTACGTTTGCAGGCAGGTATGCCGCTTGACCTGACCAACAGCACAAACTCTGTGCCAATTGGCAATGCCGCTCTTGCTCATCCGACTGTGGCGCGTTGGTTCAACACCTGCACTCAAGGCAATGCGAAGAGCTGCCAGAACGGTGAAACGCCTGTCTGGAGAATACGCGGGGCATACGAGTTGCAGACGTGGAAGACGCGTCAACCTGGTGTTCGCCTGCCTGGTGTGCACAACGTTGATATCTCGCTCACGAAGCACAACCAGATTACCGAGCATGTGAATGCAGCTTTCCGCGCTGACTTTATCAATGCTTTCAACTCGCCGCAGTTCTTCAACGGCCCAACCTCTGATGTGAACAGTGGAAACTTCGGAAAGCTTCTGGGGGCCGGTTCCGGTGACCAGAGCAATTTGCCGCGGTTCGTCCAGCTTTCCATGAAGGTTGAGTTCTAACTTCAACATCAGAAAACCCGCCGTTCTCTTTACGTTCAGGTGCTGCGGGCTCTATTAAGGAGGGGTGGTGATGCCTATGGTATCTCCGCCCCTCCTTACCGTACGAAGGATGCTGAATCGATTGAGCGAGCCGGTGCTGATGAAATGGATGCAGCCCGATGCCTTAGCTTCAGCCCAGATAATAGGTGGACCCAAGATATGT is part of the Terriglobus sp. RCC_193 genome and encodes:
- a CDS encoding trimeric intracellular cation channel family protein, whose translation is MRDHLLLFLDLIGTALFAAEGATTGIHVHLDLLGVLVVAFLTALGGGILRDLLLGATPPNAMRDWRYVATALFAGSIVFILRTPIAASGTGWVQVLDAAGLSLFAVAGATKAIEYGIHPLMATMLGGLTAVGGGTLRDVLINQIPNVLKADIYAAAALLGAAVTVILRKSGVKPPMADTAGIVCCFATRMAAVHFHWNLPIAG
- a CDS encoding bifunctional heptose 7-phosphate kinase/heptose 1-phosphate adenyltransferase; this encodes MAVFGDFCIDAYWDLHEGEEEYSLETGLKVRRVRRQRYSLGGAGNVVANIAALNVGHVQAIGVSGTDPFGAVMHSMLSGYRNCGCDVIEDAAWETMVYAKPCIGNLEESRIDFGAFNHSNGSLAERLLERLESAADKYDVVILNQQVENGVSSAKLIERMNGIIANSKKAVFLVDARHHLEKFSGALLKVNMGEAAKLLNEAPESLHEDERAIEFATRIHELTSKPAFITRGDKGIAVAADGGVSLIAGWPMEGPIDTVGAGDTVVATIAAALATGATPREAATLANLAATVTVKKLQTTGTASPAEILAAAGVRYP
- a CDS encoding carboxypeptidase regulatory-like domain-containing protein, which gives rise to MYLRSTRSLPGLASIVFLCSAPLFAQGTQATLDGQVTDNSGAALPGAKVIVRNVQTGVSTSTVSGADGYYHVAALNPGQYSITVQQPSFTTSIRNGIQLEVAQHAALDFALTPGNVNENVTVTASAAQLETETATQSTALGQEKLMALPTQGRNPISAVFSVPGVLVTTSDTRLRAFDIGGSTGTSINGSPGGTNEILVDGMSALQNGSSASYIPTQESTSEVRVQTTNYDAAYGWTLGGVINMLTKSGTNQIHGAAWEFFQNTIFNANTYGNNFNGAPRSSSHVNTFGFNITGPIIKDKLFVAYTFEDLRQSIPDPYTVSVPTDLQKVGDFSQTFDASGNLIKIYDPYSTTTVNGVLTRTQVPGNNLKNLSRPMNPIALKVLSMLPSGNVKNAPITGLNNLSNVPGSRKFTDYFPENTVRVDYVINPKTSLFGRYSRNALAEARGFRYSTTTALNAADTSTNNPFTRENHNGTVQLTRTLNPTTVATVRVGLERFKTSNGAAQGLGTGPSALGFSSGYAAQAANTFPQFTWANYNGAGGAPPSTTTSYNYTVGASVAKAIGNNNLTAGIDLRLLRNNVQSPGNSAGKFVFDQQFTGSNPLAVNSTSGNAIASFLMGTPQTGSIDVNSFPTRQTKMVSLYFQDDMRVRKNLTLNMGLRWDYQGPLTDRFNGLATFNPTAQNPQSVPGQTLYGGLVFAGVNGQPRNVTNQRWGNLGPRFGATYQIDHNTVLRGGYGLLYGQNVNDPGEAPGFSYTTSMVTSVAAGVPYNTLTDPFPSSSVQAPSYASNGLKTYLGQSFSFASQNAKPPIVQQFSFGVQHQFPKDFLLTMSYVGTRFSRLPVTRQINAAPLSAVAYGASYLTASVANPFAGLLPGTALNGTTIQRQQLLAPYPQFLVGTVTGTSGITEQFIPIGTSSYNAAQFLLQKRLSYGLDFTVQYTMSKQLDQKLYSNPQDTQLQKVTAAWDIPRNMQISLLWKLPFGSGRAYGSHLISPVRWAVSGWDMGSLVRLQAGMPLDLTNSTNSVPIGNAALAHPTVARWFNTCTQGNAKSCQNGETPVWRIRGAYELQTWKTRQPGVRLPGVHNVDISLTKHNQITEHVNAAFRADFINAFNSPQFFNGPTSDVNSGNFGKLLGAGSGDQSNLPRFVQLSMKVEF